CTACTACGACGGAGCGAACCTCAACGCGGTCCTCGGAAAGGTCAGGCCCGGTGATATGGGCTTCGACGTGGTACACCTCAACCTCCACAAGACATTCTCGACGCCACACGGCGGTGGCGGCCCCGGAAGCGGGCCCGTCGGCGTTAAAGACTTCCTGAAGGACTACCTGCCCGTTCCACTGGTGAGCTACGACGAAGAAAACGACCGCTACTACCTCGACTACAACGTGCCGAAGAGCATCGGCAAGGTCAAAGAGCTTTATGGGAACTTCGCCGTCATCGTCAGGGCCCTGACCTACCTCAAGATAATGGGTAGGGATGGCCTGAGAGAGGTCAGCGAGGTCGCTGTCCTCAACGCAAACTACCTCACCCAGAAGCTGAAGGGAACCCGCGGCTACGAGTTGCCTGGCAAAGAACTGAGAAAGCACGAGACAGTCTTTTCAGCCGAGCCTATGAAGAAGGAAACTAGTGTCACTGCGATGGACGTCGCCAAGAGGCTCCTCGACTTTGGAATGCACGCTCCAACGGTTTACTTCCCGCTGATAGTGCACGAAGCTTTGATGATAGAGCCGACTGAGACAGTGACCAAAGAAGAGCTCGACGCCTACGTTGAGGCCCTCAAGAGGATAAGTGAAGAGGCCTACACCAACCCCGAGGTGGTGAAGAGCGCACCGCACAACACAGCAGTGAAGAGGGTGGATGACGTTTTAGCGGCGAAGAGGCCAGTGATAACCTGGCGCATGTACAGGGAGCTCAAAGAGAAGGGCGAGATAGACATCTGACTTCTTCCATTTTTGTTCCCTTTTTGAACCCAGCCGGACACTTTCCAGTTTTGGGTAGAAATGTTGATATAATTTCGACAATGAACCCAAATTGGTGCTGAAGGATGAGGCGGGATATTAAAAGATCGAACAATTCAGGTTACGAGCGTACCATAGACGAGTACCAAGTACTCATAAAGGGCTTTCTGCTAGGGGGAACCGTCTTGAGGGTATATACGTTGAGGGGGCTTCTACTCGCTGACGAGGAGCTCCCAAGGACGTCGGGGAGGACGTCATACGGGGGAGCGTCAGGAAGAGTCTCCTACGGGGGGAGGTAATAAAGGGGAACATCAGACTCATCAAAGCTTACATCAACGACGACGGAAAGAGATGGCTCGTCCATGGGGGTTCCTGTAACGGTTGACGACAGAGAGTGATTTCCTTTTCTAAAACGTCGTGCAGACGAACAAACTTTATCTTGCAAAGTTTGATCAAACTCAACGGGACTCTCGTCCCGTGCGTTGGAGCTCTCCTCCGCGTCGCGAATGAATGTGAGCAAGCTTTGGAAAAAGGACCAAAAGAGTTTCCCTCCGCACAATTAGGTGATGTTATTAGCGTGCACTCTCGAATTCTCACCTAGATACGGGGTTTATCCCGAAAGAAAGCCACCCAACCAGTTTGCGTTTTATTCTGGTGTCCTTTGGACGCCTTGAGGAGAGCAAACACTCGAGAAACGACAATTGACGGGTAAACCCTCTCTGGAAATCATCATTTTCAAAACAGCACGCGCCTCTTCCGCCAGCGCTTGCGGAGCAAGGGCTGTTAGAATGGAGCCCCGGGCGGGATTTGAACCCGCGACCGGCGGATTACAAGTCCGCCGCCCCGCCAGGCTAG
The sequence above is drawn from the Thermococcus pacificus genome and encodes:
- the gcvPB gene encoding aminomethyl-transferring glycine dehydrogenase subunit GcvPB, producing MFRQAKWDEPTIFELSRPGRIGYTLPKPIEDVEVEIPEKLRRKSPLNLPELSEPEVVKHYTRLSEMNYGVDSGIYPLGSCTMKYNPKINEEIASHPGVAYVHPYQDERTVQGALRIMWELEQWLKEITGMDRFTLQPAAGANGEFTGVSIIRAYHLDRGEVQRDEMLVPDSAHGTNPASAAMAGFKVIEIPSNENGTVDLEALENAVSERTAGLMLTNPNTLGIFEDEILEIAKIVHKAGGLLYYDGANLNAVLGKVRPGDMGFDVVHLNLHKTFSTPHGGGGPGSGPVGVKDFLKDYLPVPLVSYDEENDRYYLDYNVPKSIGKVKELYGNFAVIVRALTYLKIMGRDGLREVSEVAVLNANYLTQKLKGTRGYELPGKELRKHETVFSAEPMKKETSVTAMDVAKRLLDFGMHAPTVYFPLIVHEALMIEPTETVTKEELDAYVEALKRISEEAYTNPEVVKSAPHNTAVKRVDDVLAAKRPVITWRMYRELKEKGEIDI